One genomic region from Granulicatella adiacens ATCC 49175 encodes:
- a CDS encoding IS3 family transposase — MKELREVGYQLKYLLKAMKMAKSTYYFELNKVDAVAEKNGDLLLEIQTIFHENKGRYGVRRIYQELRRRGYVVNHKRIQRLMHINDLFGKRPKQKYHSYRGSVGKVADNIINRDFVAKRPLQKWSTDVSQFTFSWGKCFFSPILDMSTNEIISYDLSLSPDLEQIQRMLNRAFKKFPDVNGLILHSDQGWQYQHAFYQRSLNERGIIQSMSRKGNCYDNCIIETFFARMKNEMFYGFEMEYSTFKEFQTAVEEYIDYYNNKRIQEKTKWMPPVLYRETSMCSA; from the coding sequence ATCAAGGAACTTCGAGAAGTAGGATACCAACTAAAATATCTTCTTAAAGCGATGAAAATGGCTAAATCTACTTATTATTTTGAATTAAATAAAGTAGATGCTGTGGCTGAAAAGAATGGGGATTTATTATTGGAAATCCAAACAATCTTTCATGAAAATAAAGGTAGATATGGTGTTAGAAGAATTTACCAAGAACTTCGTCGTAGAGGTTACGTTGTTAATCATAAAAGAATTCAACGTCTGATGCATATAAATGATTTGTTTGGAAAACGCCCTAAACAAAAATACCATTCTTATCGTGGTAGTGTTGGAAAAGTTGCTGATAATATTATTAACAGAGATTTTGTGGCCAAAAGGCCTCTTCAAAAATGGAGTACAGATGTATCTCAATTCACTTTTTCTTGGGGAAAATGTTTCTTTTCTCCAATCTTAGATATGTCTACTAATGAAATAATCTCCTATGATCTTTCTCTAAGCCCCGACTTAGAACAGATTCAAAGGATGCTAAATAGAGCTTTCAAAAAATTCCCTGATGTTAATGGATTGATTCTCCATTCTGATCAAGGTTGGCAATATCAACACGCATTTTACCAAAGATCATTAAATGAACGAGGGATTATTCAATCAATGTCCCGAAAAGGAAATTGTTATGATAATTGCATTATAGAAACGTTTTTCGCCAGAATGAAGAACGAAATGTTCTACGGTTTTGAAATGGAATATTCTACCTTTAAGGAATTTCAAACGGCTGTGGAAGAATATATAGATTATTACAATAACAAAAGAATTCAAGAAAAAACAAAATGGATGCCCCCTGTTCTATACAGGGAAACATCCATGTGTTCAGCTTAA
- a CDS encoding post-transcriptional regulator — protein sequence MNKESLKDRHKTWFHYKVMEFNELGYETISKEDLSHYFLDYKWKKKIPENLFEQIFQINQLSINEYFDFESLEAQTNKEITLEDINLSELF from the coding sequence ATGAACAAGGAAAGTTTAAAAGATAGACATAAAACATGGTTCCATTATAAAGTAATGGAATTTAACGAACTTGGCTATGAGACTATTTCCAAGGAAGATCTTTCACATTATTTTTTGGATTATAAATGGAAGAAGAAAATTCCTGAAAATCTTTTTGAACAAATTTTTCAAATCAATCAACTAAGTATTAATGAATATTTTGATTTTGAGTCACTAGAGGCGCAGACAAATAAAGAAATAACATTAGAAGATATCAATCTTAGTGAATTGTTTTAA
- the yajC gene encoding preprotein translocase subunit YajC, translating into MDQTTLLILYVVVAGGAFWFFGRKQRQRVKEMQERMDAIKPGDSVVTIGGLHGVIEKVNSEDQTVELNCEDVILVFEKRAIHHVIPTAAPTNIEVRTEEVATEEE; encoded by the coding sequence ATGGATCAAACAACATTATTAATTTTATACGTAGTAGTAGCGGGTGGAGCGTTCTGGTTCTTTGGACGTAAACAACGTCAAAGAGTTAAAGAGATGCAGGAAAGAATGGATGCCATTAAACCAGGTGATAGCGTTGTTACCATCGGAGGTTTACATGGTGTCATTGAAAAAGTGAATAGTGAAGATCAAACGGTTGAATTAAACTGTGAAGACGTTATTTTAGTATTCGAAAAACGTGCTATTCATCATGTTATTCCTACAGCAGCTCCAACAAATATTGAAGTTCGTACGGAAGAAGTAGCAACTGAAGAAGAGTAG
- the tgt gene encoding tRNA guanosine(34) transglycosylase Tgt has product MTEPAVKYRLIKTEKHTGARLGEIITPHGTFPTPMFMPVGTLATVKSMSPEELDEMGANIILSNTYHLWLRPGADIVDEAGKLHNFMNWKKGILTDSGGFQVFSLSDMRRIEEEGVHFRNHLNGSKLFISPEISIDVQNKLGADIIMSFDECPDFHHTHDYVKDSIARTTRWAERGLKAHKSPDSQALFGILQGAGYKDLRIAHAKDMISLDFPGYSIGGLSVGETKQEMNEVLDYLTPLIPSNKPRYLMGVGSPDSLIDGVIRGVDMFDCVLPTRIARNGTCMTSSGRLVVKNAKYERDFRPLDEKCNCYTCRNYTRAYIRHLFKTDETFGLRLTSYHNLYFLLNLMKQVRQAIMDDNLLEFREAFFEEYGFNKENARNF; this is encoded by the coding sequence ATGACAGAACCTGCAGTAAAATATAGATTAATAAAAACTGAAAAACATACAGGCGCTCGTCTTGGAGAAATCATTACACCTCATGGTACTTTCCCAACACCGATGTTTATGCCGGTTGGAACACTAGCCACCGTAAAATCAATGTCTCCAGAAGAATTAGATGAAATGGGCGCTAATATCATTTTGAGTAACACCTATCATTTATGGTTACGTCCTGGTGCGGATATTGTAGATGAGGCTGGAAAACTGCATAACTTCATGAACTGGAAGAAAGGGATTCTTACCGATTCTGGCGGGTTCCAAGTATTTTCGCTAAGTGATATGCGTCGTATTGAAGAAGAGGGGGTTCATTTTAGAAATCACCTAAATGGATCTAAACTATTCATATCGCCTGAAATTTCAATTGATGTTCAAAATAAATTAGGTGCGGACATTATTATGAGTTTTGACGAGTGTCCTGATTTTCATCATACACATGATTATGTGAAAGATTCGATTGCTCGTACCACTCGTTGGGCAGAGCGTGGATTAAAAGCTCATAAGTCACCAGATAGTCAAGCGTTATTTGGTATCTTACAAGGAGCGGGGTATAAAGATTTACGTATCGCACATGCTAAAGACATGATTTCGTTAGATTTCCCAGGATATTCTATTGGTGGATTATCTGTTGGCGAAACAAAGCAAGAGATGAATGAAGTGTTGGATTACTTAACTCCACTGATTCCTTCTAATAAACCTCGCTATTTAATGGGAGTAGGTTCACCTGACTCATTAATTGATGGTGTCATTCGTGGAGTAGATATGTTTGACTGCGTATTACCAACACGTATTGCGCGTAACGGTACATGTATGACTAGTAGCGGACGTCTTGTAGTCAAAAATGCAAAGTACGAACGTGATTTCCGACCTTTAGATGAGAAATGTAACTGTTACACATGTCGTAACTATACACGTGCGTATATTCGTCATTTATTTAAGACAGACGAAACATTCGGATTGCGCTTAACAAGTTATCATAACTTGTACTTCTTATTAAACTTAATGAAACAAGTTCGACAAGCGATTATGGATGATAACTTATTAGAGTTTAGAGAAGCGTTCTTTGAAGAATATGGTTTCAACAAGGAAAATGCTAGAAATTTCTAA
- a CDS encoding HesB/YadR/YfhF family protein, with the protein MQLTIDKKAQAWFEEEMGVSKERGVRFLGKVYGCSPIHEGFSLAVEVDAPSKPYVSVEENGITYFVETGDEWFFQGHNLEVGFDEKLKEPSYNYTKIAD; encoded by the coding sequence ATGCAACTAACAATTGATAAAAAAGCACAAGCATGGTTCGAAGAAGAAATGGGTGTATCTAAAGAACGCGGTGTTCGTTTCCTAGGTAAAGTATACGGATGCAGTCCAATTCATGAAGGGTTCTCTTTAGCTGTTGAAGTTGATGCTCCAAGTAAACCTTATGTGAGTGTTGAGGAAAATGGAATTACATACTTTGTTGAAACTGGAGATGAATGGTTTTTCCAAGGACATAATTTAGAAGTAGGCTTTGATGAGAAGTTGAAAGAGCCAAGCTACAATTATACAAAAATTGCTGACTAA
- a CDS encoding GNAT family N-acetyltransferase, with amino-acid sequence MIRYVDNPEIALVDVLPIYEAVGWTNYTQNPGMLEVAYKSSLHVLAAFTEEGILVGVLRAVGDGASILFIQDILVTPEYQHQGIGTKLLQQTLEKYKNVYQIQLTTDNSMKTISFYESNGFTSLTSLNCVSFMYTGNQ; translated from the coding sequence ATGATCCGTTATGTTGATAATCCAGAAATCGCTTTAGTAGATGTATTGCCTATTTATGAAGCAGTAGGATGGACAAATTACACGCAAAATCCAGGAATGCTTGAAGTTGCTTATAAAAGTTCACTTCATGTATTAGCGGCCTTTACTGAAGAAGGAATACTCGTTGGTGTATTGCGCGCTGTTGGAGATGGAGCGTCTATTCTGTTTATTCAAGATATTTTGGTAACTCCTGAGTATCAACACCAGGGAATCGGAACAAAATTGTTACAACAGACTCTAGAAAAGTACAAGAATGTGTATCAAATTCAATTAACTACTGATAATTCAATGAAGACGATTTCTTTTTATGAATCTAATGGGTTCACAAGTTTAACATCGCTAAACTGTGTTTCTTTCATGTATACAGGTAATCAGTGA
- the rpsD gene encoding 30S ribosomal protein S4 — MSRYTGPSWKLSRRLGISLSGTGKEIARRPYAPGQHGPNSRKKLSEYGQQLQEKQKLRHMYGMNERQFATLFKKAGKIKEGKHGENFMVLLEQRLDNVVYRLGLATTRRQARQLVNHGHITVNGKRVDIPSFQVQVGDVVGVREKSRNLTIIKEALEALYGRPEFVTFDEEKLEGSLNRLPLRDELTSEVDESLVVEYYNKLG; from the coding sequence ATGTCACGTTACACTGGACCAAGCTGGAAGTTATCTCGTCGTTTAGGCATTTCACTTTCAGGAACAGGAAAAGAAATCGCTCGTCGTCCATACGCACCAGGTCAACACGGACCAAATAGCCGTAAAAAATTATCTGAGTATGGTCAACAATTACAAGAAAAACAAAAATTACGTCATATGTATGGTATGAACGAACGTCAATTTGCTACTTTATTCAAAAAAGCTGGCAAAATTAAAGAAGGTAAACATGGTGAAAACTTCATGGTTCTTCTTGAACAACGTTTAGATAACGTAGTATACCGTTTAGGTTTAGCAACTACTCGTCGTCAAGCACGTCAATTAGTGAACCACGGTCACATCACTGTGAACGGTAAACGCGTAGATATCCCTTCATTCCAAGTACAAGTTGGCGATGTTGTGGGTGTTCGTGAAAAATCACGTAACTTAACAATCATTAAAGAAGCTTTAGAAGCTTTATATGGTCGTCCAGAGTTCGTTACTTTCGACGAAGAAAAATTAGAAGGTTCATTAAACCGTCTACCATTACGTGACGAGTTAACTTCTGAAGTTGACGAATCACTAGTCGTTGAGTACTACAACAAACTTGGCTAA
- a CDS encoding acyl-[acyl-carrier-protein] thioesterase yields MVESICRMNHVVKAYECNWKGELSLSHVVGIMMLASRKQERGLAHPDLIYQKGLSWIVIQNQLTVNRLPKLEEEIIVETEPIGYNKFFTFRRYTILSQEEEVLVDALTTFSMINIKERKLISLDEEVLSEYPIENKKDNRRNPRVPKIDLDNASVQTYRVRLNDIDYNHHVNNAKYFDWVMDSLGMDFIKTHSLKSVLVKYDKEILPEATVKSFYEIRETGNGVQTLHQLESDDQKCCHLSLEWEVK; encoded by the coding sequence ATGGTAGAATCAATTTGTCGCATGAATCATGTTGTGAAGGCGTATGAATGTAATTGGAAAGGAGAGTTATCTCTTAGCCATGTTGTCGGGATTATGATGCTAGCTTCGCGTAAACAAGAACGAGGTCTTGCGCATCCTGACTTGATTTATCAAAAAGGTCTTTCATGGATTGTGATTCAAAACCAATTAACGGTTAATCGTCTTCCGAAATTAGAAGAAGAAATTATTGTCGAAACGGAGCCTATTGGATATAACAAGTTCTTTACGTTCCGTCGTTATACCATCTTATCTCAAGAGGAAGAAGTTTTAGTCGATGCATTAACAACATTTTCGATGATTAATATCAAAGAGAGAAAACTTATCTCACTCGATGAAGAAGTACTTAGCGAATATCCAATCGAGAATAAAAAAGATAATCGTCGTAATCCAAGAGTTCCTAAAATCGACTTGGATAATGCAAGTGTCCAAACGTATCGCGTTCGCTTGAATGATATTGATTATAATCACCATGTGAATAATGCAAAGTATTTCGATTGGGTGATGGATAGCCTTGGCATGGACTTTATTAAGACTCATTCTTTAAAATCAGTTCTAGTAAAATATGATAAGGAAATTTTACCTGAAGCTACAGTTAAGAGTTTTTATGAAATTCGTGAAACTGGAAATGGGGTTCAAACATTGCACCAATTGGAATCCGATGATCAAAAATGTTGCCACTTATCTCTTGAATGGGAAGTGAAGTAA
- a CDS encoding hydroxymethylglutaryl-CoA reductase, degradative, whose product MQNNPFYKFYQKSLDERKEILFNHPTLTSKAKKQLNKGLALPESIANQMVENQIEIYGLPYGIVPELIVNGKSYIVPMVTEEPSVIAAASYASKLLNLAGGTTTIQEKREMIGEIAIVNSPLTLEEVKAKLEEQKESLFTIANNAHPSIVKRGGGIREIWVEEKSTEKEQFYIFYISLDTKEAMGANMLNTILEALVSPIEALTEGESIMAILSNLATNSVVTAKCVISPRILDTRTTKGEDVIDRIVLASEFSKADPYRATTHNKGIMNGIDSVVIATGNDWRAIEAGAHAYASLSGQYQPLTNWTKDEVGNLVGTITLPLPVGTVGGSIAIHPGAQFAHELLGHPSAVELAEIIASIGLAQNLAAVRALVTDGIQKGHMRLQAKSLGLAVGATEDELPLLMNLLAKAPHLNQETAKALLEELRE is encoded by the coding sequence ATGCAAAATAACCCTTTTTACAAGTTTTATCAAAAATCTCTTGACGAAAGAAAAGAAATATTATTCAATCATCCTACTTTGACTAGTAAAGCTAAAAAGCAACTAAACAAAGGTCTAGCGCTACCTGAATCCATCGCAAACCAAATGGTCGAAAACCAAATTGAAATATACGGCCTACCCTATGGAATTGTTCCTGAATTAATCGTAAACGGAAAAAGTTATATCGTTCCAATGGTAACGGAAGAGCCTTCTGTTATTGCTGCAGCGAGCTATGCTTCAAAACTACTTAATTTAGCTGGCGGGACAACGACTATTCAAGAAAAACGTGAAATGATTGGAGAAATTGCCATTGTAAACTCTCCTCTTACACTAGAAGAAGTAAAAGCCAAACTTGAGGAGCAAAAAGAATCATTATTTACAATTGCTAATAACGCGCACCCTTCCATTGTAAAGCGTGGCGGTGGAATTCGAGAAATATGGGTCGAAGAAAAATCTACTGAGAAAGAACAATTCTACATTTTCTACATTTCTTTGGATACAAAGGAAGCGATGGGAGCAAATATGCTAAATACCATCCTAGAAGCGCTCGTATCACCAATTGAAGCCTTGACTGAGGGCGAAAGCATTATGGCCATTCTATCAAACCTTGCAACAAACTCCGTTGTCACTGCTAAATGCGTGATCTCTCCAAGAATCTTGGATACGAGAACTACTAAAGGTGAAGATGTGATAGATCGAATCGTTTTAGCAAGTGAATTTTCTAAAGCGGACCCTTACCGTGCAACTACTCATAACAAAGGAATTATGAACGGTATTGACTCTGTTGTCATCGCTACTGGAAATGACTGGCGAGCAATCGAAGCTGGTGCTCACGCTTATGCAAGTTTAAGTGGACAATATCAACCACTGACAAATTGGACAAAAGATGAGGTAGGGAACTTAGTGGGGACTATCACTCTTCCTCTTCCTGTTGGAACGGTCGGAGGTTCAATTGCAATTCATCCAGGTGCACAATTTGCACACGAGTTACTCGGTCATCCAAGTGCTGTTGAACTAGCGGAAATCATCGCATCGATTGGTTTAGCGCAAAACCTTGCTGCTGTAAGAGCTCTTGTAACAGATGGCATTCAAAAAGGACATATGAGACTACAAGCGAAATCCTTAGGACTAGCAGTTGGAGCAACAGAAGATGAACTTCCGCTTCTTATGAATTTACTCGCTAAAGCACCTCACTTAAATCAAGAAACTGCAAAAGCTCTATTAGAAGAATTGAGAGAATAA
- a CDS encoding adenine phosphoribosyltransferase — protein sequence MNLKEYIASVPNYPKEGIIFRDISPLMANGKAYQYATQQIVDYARKIGADMIVGPEARGFIVGCPVAYELGIGFAPARKKGKLPRETVAVEYDLEYGSAELHLHKDAVKPGQKVLICDDLLATGGTMAAAAKLVEKLGGEVVGLAFLVELTDLKGREKISDYDIFTLMEYTEDER from the coding sequence ATGAACTTGAAAGAATATATTGCTAGCGTTCCAAATTATCCTAAAGAGGGTATTATTTTTCGTGATATTTCTCCATTAATGGCAAACGGAAAAGCTTACCAATACGCAACTCAACAAATTGTTGACTATGCACGTAAAATTGGTGCTGATATGATTGTTGGTCCTGAAGCGCGTGGATTTATCGTTGGATGTCCTGTAGCGTATGAATTAGGAATCGGATTTGCACCAGCGCGTAAAAAAGGAAAATTACCTCGTGAAACAGTAGCTGTTGAATATGATTTAGAATACGGATCAGCAGAATTACACTTACACAAAGATGCTGTAAAACCTGGTCAAAAAGTTCTTATCTGTGATGACTTATTAGCAACAGGTGGAACAATGGCTGCCGCAGCAAAATTAGTTGAAAAACTTGGCGGTGAAGTAGTTGGTTTAGCTTTCTTAGTAGAGTTAACAGACTTAAAAGGTCGCGAAAAAATTAGCGATTATGACATCTTCACGTTAATGGAATATACTGAAGACGAAAGATAA
- the recJ gene encoding single-stranded-DNA-specific exonuclease RecJ produces the protein MSFANYAWKLKENVDEELVTSLSSESGVSRNLVRLCVERGIQTAEELQEFLSPTPHLIHDPFLLHDMDKAVGRIQEAIENGELIHIYGDYDADGITSTTILYETLEMLGAQVSYYLPNRFTDGYGPNTPAFQRVIEEGHTLIITVDCGIAAHEPIRYAMENGCDVILTDHHEIPSEIPEAYAVVHPRHPEANYPCGDLSGAGVAFKLAHALLGEFPEEMVELAAIGTIADLVSLTDENRTIAKLGIAQMKQTQRIGLVSLLEKLSVKMDKLDEKTIGFQIGPRLNALGRLGDATPGVQLLTTFDDEEAQSIVDFMQSENERRQAIVNQIVEEATPIIQEQMNQPILVLAQPGWHEGVLGIVASRIVEQTGKPTLVLGISDDGLTAKGSGRSFGEFNLYDALTSVKDHLLKFGGHHMAAGLTVETIMLPTIIDGLEQYAKDHQDLLDAKATLTIDEVLPLKDITVEWIESLASLKPFGTDNPEPIVSLEGIQVASTQLLGADKKHLKLHLKEDNSTYTLQAMAFSKGEWAASLQPDTKISIAGTLEINEWQNNRLPQLMVKDIAVKGRIVIDWRTSKITKDHLDVENALYLASNEVYLKELQTRIPSNSSVMDFSSFVSSNEIPTANAIVLFDLPEKVEEVETFFKMEFPQKLYIIAYTKNSVVTTGIPDKSKFGSVYKYIQSHGQLPYNEKLVSVANFLKIPVEQFRVILKVFFELEFVKIENGYLFIHTNPKTNDLEESVLLKKLKEQLLLEKKFNYSQFQELKNWIESQ, from the coding sequence ATGAGTTTTGCAAATTATGCATGGAAGTTAAAAGAGAATGTGGATGAAGAACTCGTAACATCTCTTTCGAGTGAAAGTGGTGTATCCAGAAATCTCGTCCGCTTATGTGTGGAACGTGGAATTCAAACAGCAGAAGAGTTGCAAGAATTTCTTTCGCCAACACCACATCTAATCCACGATCCATTCCTTTTACACGATATGGATAAAGCGGTAGGGCGTATTCAAGAAGCCATTGAAAATGGAGAATTGATTCATATTTATGGTGACTACGATGCAGACGGGATTACGAGTACAACGATTCTCTACGAAACGCTTGAAATGCTAGGAGCTCAAGTATCGTACTATTTACCGAATCGCTTTACTGATGGCTATGGTCCTAATACTCCGGCATTCCAACGTGTGATAGAAGAAGGGCATACGCTTATTATTACGGTAGACTGTGGGATTGCAGCGCATGAACCAATTCGCTATGCGATGGAGAATGGCTGTGATGTCATCTTAACGGACCACCATGAAATTCCAAGTGAAATTCCAGAAGCTTATGCAGTTGTCCATCCACGTCATCCAGAGGCAAACTACCCATGTGGAGACTTATCTGGTGCTGGAGTAGCATTTAAGCTTGCTCACGCGCTTCTAGGAGAGTTTCCAGAAGAAATGGTAGAATTAGCAGCGATTGGAACAATTGCGGACTTAGTCAGTCTTACAGATGAAAATAGAACGATTGCTAAACTAGGAATCGCTCAAATGAAACAAACGCAACGAATTGGACTTGTTTCATTATTAGAAAAACTATCAGTTAAAATGGATAAATTAGATGAAAAGACGATTGGTTTCCAAATTGGACCGCGCTTAAATGCGCTAGGTCGCCTTGGAGATGCTACTCCAGGTGTTCAGTTGTTGACAACGTTTGACGATGAAGAAGCACAGAGTATTGTTGATTTCATGCAATCAGAAAACGAAAGACGTCAAGCTATCGTAAATCAAATCGTCGAAGAAGCCACTCCGATCATTCAAGAACAGATGAATCAACCAATCCTTGTGTTAGCGCAACCAGGTTGGCATGAAGGTGTTCTTGGAATTGTAGCGAGTCGAATCGTTGAACAGACTGGTAAACCGACTCTTGTGTTAGGCATTAGTGATGACGGATTAACTGCTAAAGGTAGTGGACGTTCATTTGGAGAGTTCAATCTCTATGATGCGTTAACCAGTGTAAAAGATCATCTTTTAAAATTCGGTGGACATCATATGGCTGCTGGTTTGACAGTTGAAACAATTATGCTTCCAACGATTATTGATGGGCTAGAACAATATGCTAAAGACCATCAAGACTTATTAGATGCGAAGGCTACGTTAACGATTGATGAAGTTCTTCCATTAAAAGATATTACGGTTGAATGGATTGAATCATTAGCCAGCTTAAAACCATTTGGAACGGATAATCCAGAGCCTATTGTTTCATTAGAAGGAATCCAAGTGGCGTCTACTCAATTGCTAGGAGCGGATAAAAAACATTTGAAGCTTCATTTGAAAGAAGATAATTCTACATATACGCTACAAGCAATGGCCTTTAGTAAAGGGGAATGGGCAGCTTCTCTTCAACCAGATACCAAGATTAGCATTGCTGGTACTTTAGAGATAAATGAATGGCAAAATAATCGTCTTCCTCAATTAATGGTGAAAGATATCGCTGTGAAAGGTAGAATCGTTATTGACTGGCGGACTTCGAAGATTACTAAAGATCATCTTGATGTTGAAAATGCCCTTTATTTAGCTTCAAACGAAGTGTATTTAAAAGAACTACAAACAAGAATTCCAAGTAATTCAAGCGTGATGGATTTTTCATCTTTTGTTTCATCAAATGAGATTCCAACCGCAAATGCGATCGTGTTATTTGATTTGCCTGAAAAAGTGGAGGAAGTGGAAACTTTCTTTAAAATGGAATTTCCTCAAAAGCTATATATCATCGCGTATACGAAGAACTCAGTTGTGACCACAGGAATTCCAGATAAGTCCAAGTTTGGTAGTGTGTATAAATATATCCAATCCCATGGACAACTTCCTTACAATGAAAAGTTAGTTTCAGTCGCAAATTTTCTGAAAATTCCCGTTGAACAATTCCGAGTGATATTAAAAGTGTTTTTTGAGTTAGAATTTGTTAAAATAGAAAACGGATATTTGTTTATTCATACAAATCCTAAAACGAATGACTTGGAAGAGTCAGTTTTATTAAAGAAGTTAAAAGAACAATTATTGCTTGAAAAAAAATTCAATTATAGTCAGTTTCAAGAATTGAAAAATTGGATTGAATCGCAATAG
- a CDS encoding SDR family NAD(P)-dependent oxidoreductase, whose protein sequence is MKDAKWFTNQVALVTGASGGLGAQIALELAKRNVQLILVARNTAKLEQVASECRLNTSKPVDIYSCDLTDDASVQDLLSTLDEKYKITMVINNAGLGYLKYAKDLSESEINQMLQLNLNTLIKITQHFVPRFIEDKSGVIVNIASQAGKSATVKSSVYSATKFGVLGYSNALRLELKPYGVHVMTVNPGPIATDFFDKAEPTGKYLEQLGAVVLDPVKVAGEVVKGIEKEKREVNLPKTMNFASKLNVLFPKIGDKLLGSIFNKK, encoded by the coding sequence ATGAAGGACGCTAAATGGTTTACAAATCAAGTGGCTCTTGTCACTGGAGCAAGCGGTGGGCTCGGCGCACAAATCGCACTGGAATTAGCTAAAAGAAATGTACAACTCATACTGGTGGCTCGAAACACTGCTAAACTAGAGCAAGTAGCCTCGGAATGCAGATTGAACACGTCTAAACCTGTCGATATTTATTCGTGTGATTTAACCGATGATGCGTCTGTTCAAGACTTATTATCAACTCTTGATGAAAAATACAAAATTACGATGGTCATCAACAATGCTGGCCTTGGCTACCTTAAATATGCTAAAGACTTAAGTGAATCTGAGATTAATCAAATGCTTCAGTTAAACTTGAATACATTAATTAAAATCACTCAGCATTTTGTACCTAGGTTTATTGAAGATAAGAGCGGAGTAATTGTGAATATCGCTTCTCAAGCTGGAAAATCGGCAACAGTAAAATCATCCGTGTATTCAGCGACTAAATTTGGAGTCTTAGGGTATTCAAATGCACTTCGTTTGGAATTAAAACCTTATGGCGTCCATGTGATGACTGTGAATCCTGGTCCGATTGCGACAGACTTCTTTGATAAAGCCGAGCCAACTGGAAAATACTTAGAGCAATTAGGCGCTGTAGTATTAGATCCAGTGAAGGTTGCAGGAGAAGTTGTTAAAGGAATTGAGAAAGAAAAACGTGAAGTGAATTTGCCAAAAACAATGAACTTTGCGAGTAAATTAAATGTGTTATTCCCGAAAATAGGAGACAAACTATTAGGGAGTATTTTCAATAAAAAGTAG